A stretch of Aedes aegypti strain LVP_AGWG chromosome 2, AaegL5.0 Primary Assembly, whole genome shotgun sequence DNA encodes these proteins:
- the LOC110676298 gene encoding sodium channel protein Nach-like produces MASMVSYEPTNTSSENEAKLGQLGYSPAKMLLELNQPCDSLIKHCYWLGSEVSCAKFFHVTKTHVGFCCSFNADKAMHVDYKAPARPVPSSNIRLSGAGKHVGLSVMVDIAPERYMAPTKSYYGAEVFVHSPNDFPADSDFEDTLQPGWDVDFCVTPIPIESSPSLERVPLSQRKCFMPNEGILQSNNTFSLNLCMSECRLRTIIKLCSCVPFYYVDFNITEMKGVETCTLRNVNCLRHFRKYFYSLRPPKEMSTENFSFDLGMDCNCKPSCTFLNYNVQSISSKRMGGPFVSSYFGGRNVSTYATLHVHFKDLYCVKYRREAFMTWDSLLASFGGIFGLCMGGSVLSIVELFYYFVVKPFAFYRFKHRDDNAREQLSTASRRHKRPKSCRMFRPGRYPVGYFERRSFISREKLSGRGKRKVQIVLPPKGFEYGLQVERNLEISKTDMNSAFLY; encoded by the exons ATGGCTAGTATGGTTAGCTACGAACCCACCAATACCTCATCGGAAAACGAAGCAAAACTGGGACAACTAGGATATTCGCCGGCGAAAATGCTTCTGGAGCTGAATCAACCCTGCGATTCGCTCATCAAACATTGCTACTGGCTCGGATCGGAAGTTTCCTGTGCAAAGTTTTTCCACGTGACGAAAACCCATGTTGGATTTTGCTGCTCGTTCAATGCCGATAAGGCCATGCACGTTGACTACAAAGCTCCGGCTCGTCCAGTTCCATCTTCTAACATACGATTGTCCGGTGCCGGAAAACACGTCGGTTTGTCCGTTATGGTAGATATCGCTCCGGAGAGGTATATGGCACCTACGAAGTCCTACTACGGGGCAGAGGTTTTTGTGCATAGTCCTAACGATTTCCCTGCTGATTCGGATTTTGAAGATACTCTGCAACCGGGTTGGGATGTAGATTTTTGTGTAACACCGATTCCGATCGAAAGCAGTCCATCGTTGGAACGTGTTCCACTATCGCAACGGAAGTGTTTCATGCCGAATGAAGGGATTTTACAATCGAATAACACGTTTAGCCTAAATCTGTGTATGTCTGAGTGTCGACTGAGAACCATCATCAAGCTGTGCAGCTGTGTGCCTTTCTACTATGTGGATTTCA ATATTACTGAAATGAAGGGAGTCGAAACCTGCACGCTAAGGAATGTCAACTGCCTGAGACATTTTAGAA AATACTTTTACAGCTTAAGACCGCCTAAAGAAATGTCAACCGAAAATTTCAGCTTTGACCTGGGAATGGACTGCAATTGTAAACCATCGTGTACTTTCTTG AATTACAATGTTCAGAGTATTTCTAGTAAACGTATGGGAGGTCCATTCGTTTCGTCTTACTT TGGAGGCCGCAATGTTTCGACCTATGCTACCCTACACGTGCACTTCAAGGACCTGTACTGCGTCAAATACCGCCGCGAAGCATTCATGACCTGGGACTCGCTGTTGGCCTCATTCGGGGGAATATTCGGATTGTGCATGGGAGGATCAGTACTCAGCATCGTCGAACTGTTTTACTACTTTGTGGTGAAGCCGTTTGCATTCTACAGATTCAAGCACAGGGATGACAACGCACGTGAACAGCTATCGACGGCAAGTCGCCGACATAAGCGACCAAAATCCTGCAGGATGTTCCGTCCTGGACGCTACCCGGTTGGATACTTTGAACGCAGGAGTTTTATTTCACGTGAGAAGCTGAGCGGACGAGGAAAAAGAAAAGTTCAAATCGTTTTACCACCGAAGGGATTTGAATATGGATTGCAAGTGGAACGGAATTTGGAAATCTCAAAAACTGATATGAATTCAGCATTTTTGTATTAA